The proteins below come from a single Iocasia fonsfrigidae genomic window:
- a CDS encoding carbohydrate ABC transporter permease, with protein MNNVKDMTISGKTLFYLAIIIMVALVLAPYLWMLSASFKSDLEIQGMRPSWIPQTFTWSNYTEMNKTVPILKFFKNSLIICTGAMFIATLVSVMAAYGISRFRFYGRNLYTLIVLSTQMLPGILFIIPYFVMFNWIKALTGIPMVNTYHGMIFTYTSFAIPFATLMMRNYLDSVPQSIDEQALIDGCNRFQALFRIIIPLAKPGIAAVAIYAFIMGWGEILFATVLTNSATRTISLGLLQYISRNQAKWAQMMAACIVSSIPIIILFTIFQKHIVQGLVAGSTKG; from the coding sequence ATGAATAATGTAAAAGATATGACTATTTCCGGGAAGACACTATTCTATTTGGCAATAATAATTATGGTAGCCCTTGTTTTGGCTCCTTACTTGTGGATGTTATCGGCTTCATTTAAGAGTGATCTGGAGATTCAAGGGATGAGACCAAGCTGGATACCCCAGACCTTTACTTGGTCAAATTATACTGAAATGAATAAAACTGTGCCAATTTTAAAATTTTTCAAAAACAGTCTTATTATTTGTACAGGTGCTATGTTTATTGCTACGCTTGTTTCTGTTATGGCAGCATATGGTATTTCCAGGTTTAGATTTTACGGCAGGAACCTTTATACACTAATTGTCTTATCCACCCAGATGTTACCTGGTATTCTATTTATTATACCATATTTTGTAATGTTTAATTGGATTAAAGCTTTAACAGGTATTCCTATGGTTAATACCTATCACGGTATGATATTTACATATACATCATTTGCTATTCCTTTTGCTACATTAATGATGAGAAATTACCTTGATTCAGTACCACAGAGTATTGATGAACAGGCCTTGATTGATGGTTGTAATAGATTTCAGGCCCTTTTTAGAATTATTATACCACTTGCTAAACCGGGTATTGCTGCTGTAGCAATTTATGCCTTCATTATGGGCTGGGGAGAGATTTTATTTGCGACAGTGTTAACTAATTCGGCTACAAGGACTATTTCCTTAGGTTTGTTACAATACATTAGTCGAAATCAGGCTAAATGGGCTCAAATGATGGCAGCCTGTATTGTTTCTAGTATACCTATTATTATTCTCTTTACGATTTTCCAGAAACATATTGTGCAGGGTTTAGTAGCTGGTTCAACAAAAGGTTAA
- a CDS encoding extracellular solute-binding protein — MKKLVVLLTIATMLVFAAVASATEITFWAMTNGPSEAHYEWMAKTAAEFEAETGIKVKFEEIGWDSLNRLTNTVITGEGAQVFQIGNTWQGLFAATGGVLEFDLDDFDEFMGAPLASATYDGKVYGIPWFAETRCLFYNTEMFKKAGITTPPGTWNEVMDAGQKIIDKYGEGSAFAIAGTSAWDLIHNYAMLLWSFGGEMLVDGKAVFNSQAGYDAIDYWVGLLDSGLADPACAEYNQPQANAAFNNGDVAMTITEPSQIPVIADENSDLPYDIVQPPAGPAGRGAFAGGSNIVIRKNAPAEEIEAAKAWVQFLMRKENLVSYCKDQCNFLPTTKEAFNDPYFASGKLVVFKKTLSYAKAYPTLAEWGEIETSIQGNFSNVLTEWVEGNYDENSAEEYLDAAAAEVNLILGN, encoded by the coding sequence GTGAAAAAGTTAGTAGTGTTATTAACAATCGCAACGATGCTGGTTTTTGCAGCAGTAGCTAGTGCTACTGAAATTACATTCTGGGCTATGACTAATGGTCCTTCTGAAGCACATTATGAATGGATGGCAAAGACTGCTGCAGAGTTTGAAGCTGAAACAGGTATTAAAGTTAAATTTGAAGAAATAGGTTGGGATAGTTTAAATCGTTTAACAAATACGGTTATTACTGGCGAGGGTGCTCAGGTATTTCAGATCGGTAATACCTGGCAGGGCTTATTTGCTGCTACTGGTGGTGTTCTTGAATTTGATCTGGATGATTTTGATGAATTTATGGGGGCACCTCTGGCAAGTGCTACATATGATGGTAAGGTTTATGGTATACCGTGGTTTGCTGAAACAAGGTGCTTATTCTATAACACGGAAATGTTCAAAAAAGCTGGTATTACTACTCCTCCAGGGACATGGAATGAAGTTATGGATGCTGGTCAAAAGATAATTGATAAGTATGGTGAAGGTAGTGCTTTTGCGATTGCTGGAACAAGTGCCTGGGATTTAATCCATAATTATGCCATGCTCTTATGGTCATTTGGTGGAGAAATGTTAGTAGACGGTAAGGCAGTTTTTAATAGTCAGGCAGGTTATGATGCAATTGATTACTGGGTAGGTTTACTTGATAGTGGTCTGGCTGATCCTGCGTGTGCTGAGTATAACCAGCCCCAGGCTAATGCAGCCTTTAACAATGGTGATGTTGCTATGACTATTACTGAACCATCCCAGATTCCTGTTATTGCTGATGAGAACTCAGATTTACCCTATGACATTGTTCAACCACCTGCAGGTCCTGCTGGTAGGGGTGCATTTGCCGGTGGTAGTAATATTGTAATTAGAAAAAATGCCCCGGCAGAAGAAATTGAAGCAGCTAAGGCCTGGGTTCAATTCTTGATGAGAAAAGAAAATCTAGTTTCCTATTGTAAGGATCAGTGTAATTTCTTACCTACAACCAAGGAAGCCTTTAATGATCCATACTTTGCTAGTGGTAAATTGGTAGTATTTAAAAAGACACTTAGTTATGCTAAGGCTTATCCAACATTAGCAGAATGGGGCGAAATCGAAACTTCTATCCAGGGTAATTTCAGTAATGTATTAACTGAATGGGTAGAAGGTAACTATGATGAGAATTCTGCTGAAGAGTATTTAGATGCAGCTGCTGCAGAAGTTAATCTTATACTTGGTAACTAA
- a CDS encoding glycoside hydrolase family 9 protein: MSKKGLFFLLILLFLIIVVTPILAADQFPIYFNIDSNITIDGQFNDWPITIPCIINSDTQITNGERKSAENFNGLINSFFDNKNMYISAIIKDSTPLMNNFKGNDIYQGDCLEVYIGFHDKVHSSYQNDYQFGLSLTSGGIETWHWTKGEELTAYDVKIVTTKEGYQLEAKIPLSNFDIQTVNPGQTVWFDFGLDNGQGKDTRSTQMIAFGDGTGWQTAEVWKKAYLTKDEKIFNKPYIITPPSFKTEKYHRIYVWYKGEFLNDLPEFKSKFEVDNRAGYVFKPDREVNLSVSAKIDGYEINKVINVEKSKEEFKIVMPVRDIKVNQVGYLPDSKKYFILTDNSGELTERKFTILTSLSQDEVFSGKIVGPIEDKTTGDILYYGDFSELNRPGMYKIKINGFENSYVFNINNKIYKNLFYETMRSYYLQRCGIDLNDDISNINHQACHLDDAYLKTNPDVAKDVTGGWHDAGDFGKYIPPAGVTVAQLSLMYQLAGDKVSNICLDIPESNNEIADVIDELKYELDWMLKMQAEDGGVYHKVTPANFAGMILPDNDTNKRYVYEKGTADTAIFAGALALAADTLKDIDSNYARRLKTAAVAAAEFLRNQEFDLWPSNDNTGAYTTSNLSDEKFWCYAQLYKLTGQREYLDLAADYIDKVREIAPISWDNTSALAVYALLSSDNLPDDLKNKLQDRLIQHAEMIVSKVNSNGYPTSLGESEYYWASNKVALAYGVNLVLANQFNSDERYINAARKQIDYILGMNALSKSFLTDLGTDDVKYPHHRLVIASGQLIPGLLVGGPNNNADDGLYDKGLKQKGYLDDEEAYSCNEYAIDYNAPFVFLTGYFIKEW; the protein is encoded by the coding sequence ATGTCTAAGAAAGGTCTCTTTTTTTTGTTAATTTTATTATTTTTGATAATAGTTGTTACACCAATATTAGCTGCTGATCAGTTTCCTATATATTTCAATATAGATTCCAATATTACTATTGATGGGCAATTTAATGATTGGCCTATTACAATACCCTGTATTATCAATAGTGATACTCAGATAACTAATGGAGAACGTAAATCAGCTGAAAATTTTAATGGTCTAATAAATAGTTTTTTTGATAATAAAAATATGTATATTTCTGCAATAATAAAAGATAGTACTCCATTAATGAACAATTTTAAAGGGAATGATATCTATCAGGGTGATTGTCTGGAAGTATATATTGGATTTCATGACAAAGTACATAGTTCTTACCAAAATGATTATCAATTTGGTCTATCACTAACTTCAGGAGGGATTGAAACCTGGCACTGGACAAAAGGTGAGGAATTGACTGCTTATGATGTAAAGATAGTAACAACAAAAGAAGGATATCAATTAGAAGCCAAAATACCATTATCTAATTTTGACATACAAACTGTTAATCCTGGTCAGACTGTCTGGTTTGATTTTGGCTTAGATAATGGTCAAGGAAAAGATACACGTTCTACACAGATGATTGCTTTTGGAGATGGTACTGGATGGCAGACGGCAGAGGTTTGGAAAAAAGCCTATCTTACTAAAGATGAAAAAATCTTTAACAAACCATACATAATTACCCCACCTTCCTTTAAAACTGAAAAATACCATCGAATTTATGTCTGGTATAAAGGTGAATTTTTAAATGACCTTCCGGAATTTAAATCTAAATTTGAAGTTGACAACAGGGCTGGATATGTTTTTAAACCTGATAGAGAAGTTAATTTATCTGTCTCTGCTAAAATTGATGGTTATGAAATAAATAAGGTAATTAATGTAGAAAAATCAAAAGAGGAGTTTAAGATTGTTATGCCGGTAAGGGATATAAAAGTAAATCAAGTAGGCTATTTACCTGATTCAAAAAAATATTTTATATTGACTGATAACTCAGGTGAATTAACTGAAAGAAAGTTTACTATCTTAACTTCATTATCTCAGGATGAAGTTTTTAGTGGCAAAATAGTTGGACCTATAGAAGATAAAACTACTGGTGATATTCTCTATTATGGTGATTTTAGTGAATTAAACAGGCCTGGAATGTATAAGATCAAGATAAATGGTTTTGAAAATTCCTACGTTTTTAATATTAATAATAAGATTTACAAAAATTTATTCTATGAAACTATGCGTTCATATTACTTACAGAGATGTGGCATAGATCTAAATGATGATATTTCCAATATAAACCATCAAGCCTGCCATCTTGATGATGCTTATTTAAAAACAAACCCTGATGTAGCTAAGGATGTAACAGGAGGTTGGCATGATGCTGGTGATTTTGGTAAATATATTCCACCAGCAGGAGTAACTGTAGCTCAATTATCTTTGATGTATCAACTAGCTGGTGATAAAGTTTCAAATATATGTCTAGATATTCCTGAGTCTAACAATGAAATAGCTGATGTTATTGATGAACTAAAATATGAATTAGACTGGATGTTAAAGATGCAGGCAGAAGATGGGGGTGTTTATCATAAGGTTACACCAGCAAATTTTGCTGGGATGATACTTCCCGATAATGATACTAACAAACGATATGTATATGAAAAAGGGACTGCTGATACAGCAATTTTTGCAGGTGCTTTAGCACTTGCAGCCGATACTTTAAAGGATATTGATAGTAATTATGCACGGAGATTGAAAACTGCTGCTGTAGCTGCGGCAGAGTTTTTACGCAATCAGGAGTTTGATTTATGGCCTTCAAATGATAATACTGGTGCTTATACTACTAGTAATTTGTCAGATGAAAAATTTTGGTGTTATGCCCAATTATATAAATTAACCGGTCAAAGAGAATATCTAGATCTAGCTGCTGACTATATAGATAAGGTAAGAGAAATTGCACCTATCAGTTGGGATAATACATCTGCACTGGCTGTTTATGCACTATTAAGTTCTGATAATCTTCCAGATGACTTAAAAAATAAATTGCAAGATAGATTAATACAACATGCTGAGATGATAGTCAGTAAAGTCAATAGTAATGGTTATCCTACTTCATTGGGAGAGTCAGAGTACTACTGGGCTTCCAATAAGGTTGCTTTAGCATATGGGGTGAATTTAGTTTTAGCTAATCAATTTAACTCTGATGAAAGATATATAAATGCTGCCCGTAAACAAATTGATTATATATTGGGGATGAATGCCTTGAGCAAATCCTTTCTTACTGATCTTGGTACTGATGATGTTAAATATCCCCATCATCGACTGGTAATTGCCAGTGGTCAATTAATACCCGGCTTACTGGTTGGAGGACCTAATAATAATGCAGATGATGGTCTATATGATAAAGGTTTGAAGCAAAAAGGTTATCTTGATGATGAAGAGGCTTATTCCTGTAATGAATATGCGATAGATTATAATGCTCCCTTTGTCTTTTTAACTGGATATTTTATTAAAGAGTGGTAG